In one Rhea pennata isolate bPtePen1 chromosome 17, bPtePen1.pri, whole genome shotgun sequence genomic region, the following are encoded:
- the FBXO21 gene encoding F-box only protein 21 isoform X2, giving the protein MGLTDLPGELLELILCSDVLGAADIGRVSCTCRRLREACQPHGKVWRERFRLRWPSLLKYYSQTDGVSWLEEYKARHNAGLEAQRIVASFSKRFFSEHVPCDGFSDIETLGCPSHFFEDELMCILNMEGRKGLTWKYYAKKILYFLRQQNILKNLKEYLQRPTDQQSFLEGAVLIDQYCNPLSDICLKSVQAQVDDIADKVRKVLRTKNPRHPSLASKAGEVLIPEVELQRQVLDAMNCVLYEQLKYKGNELDYYNSLNSYIHQVLIRRTGIPISLSVLYLTIARQLGVKLEPVNFPSHFLLRWCQGKEGSTDIFDYAYIDAFGKGKQLTVKECEYLIGHHVTEEFYGVVTSKEVLQRMVGNLLNLGKRESTDQSYQLLRDSLDLYLAMYPDNVQHLMLQARLYFHLGIWPEKVLDILQHIQALDPSQHGAVGYLVQHTLEHIERRKEEVGPEVKHRSDEKHKEVCFSIGLIMKHKRYGYNCVIYGWDPACMMGHEWIRNMNVHSLPHGPHQPFYNVLVEDGSCRYAAQEFTGNHYLPNTELEIRYPEDLELTCATVQKIYSSSKA; this is encoded by the exons ATGGGCCTCACCGACCTGCCGGGCGAGCTGCTCGAGCTCATCCTCTGCAGCGACGTGCTGGGCGCCGCCGACATCGGCCGCGTGTCGTGCACCTGCCGCCGCCTGCGCGAGGCGTGCCAGCCGCACGGCAAGGTGTGGCGGGAGCGCTTCCGCCTCAG GTGGCCATCATTACTGAAATACTATAGCCAAACAGATGGTGTTAGCTGGCTTGAAGAATACAAAGCACGGCACAATGCTGGCTTAGAAGCCCAGAGAATTGTAGCTTCATTCTCAAAAAGATTCTTTTCTGAACAC GTCCCCTGTGATGGATTCAGTGACATTGAGACTCTTGGATGTCCAAGTCATTTTTTTGAGGATGAGCTGATGTGTATCCTTAACATGGAAGGAAG GAAAGGTCTCACCTGGAAGTACTACgcaaagaaaattctgtatttcctacgacaacaaaatatattaaaaaatctgaaggaGTATCTTCAACGCCCTACTGATCAGCAGTCATTTTTGGAGG gtgCTGTTTTAATTGACCAGTACTGTAACCCTCTATCAGACATCTGCTTAAAAAGTGTCCAGGCACAGGTCGATGATATCGCAGATAAAGTGCGCAAAGTCCTGCGGACAAAAAATCCAAGGCATCCCAGCTTGGCTTCCAAGGCAG GAGAGGTCTTGATTCCAGAAGTGGAGCTTCAGCGGCAGGTACTTGATGCTATGAATTGTGTCCTATATGAGCAGctaaaatacaaaggaaatgaGTTGGATTACTATAACTCTCTGAATTCATACATTCACCAG GTTTTGATTCGCAGGACGGGTATTCCAATCAGTTTGTCTGTGCTTTATTTAACAATTGCCAGGCAGCTGGGAGTCAAACTTGAACCAGTCAACTTCCCTAGTCATTTTCTGCTGCGATGGTGTCAAGGGAAAGAAGG AAGTACAGATATCTTTGACTACGCCTACATTGATGCTTTTGGAAAGGGGAAGCAGTTGACGGTAAAGGAGTGCGAGTATCTTATCGGCCACCATGTGACAGAAGAGTTCTATGGAGTGGTGACTTCAAAGGAGGTCTTGCAGCGTATGGTGGGAAATCTCTTAAACCTTGGAAAGCG AGAAAGCACTGATCAGTCTTATCAACTCTTGAGAGACTCGTTGGATCTGTACCTGGCCATGTATCCGGACAATGTGCAGCATCTAATGCTCCAGGCTAGGTTATACTTCCACCTGGGAATCTGGCCAGAAAAG GTTCTGGACATCTTGCAGCATATTCAGGCTTTGGACCCATCCCAACATGGGGCTGTTGGATACTTAGTTCAACATACTCTGGAACACATTGAACGCCGGAAGGAGGAGGTGGGCCCTGAGGTGAAGCACCGATCAGATGAGAAGCACAAAGAAGTCTGCTTTTCTATTGGGCTGATTATGAAACACAAGAG ATATGGCTATAACTGCGTGATCTATGGCTGGGATCCTGCCTGCATGATGGGGCACGAATGGATCAGAAATATGAACGTCCACAGCCTTCCACACGGCCCTCACCAGCCTTTCTACAACGTGCTGGTGGAAGATGGCTCTTGCAGATACGCTGCTCAAG AGTTTACTGGCAATCACTACCTACCAAATACCGAGCTAGAAATTCGGTACCCAGAGGATTTGGAGCTGACATGTGCCACAGTTCAGAAGATCTACAGTTCAAGCAAGGCGTGA
- the FBXO21 gene encoding F-box only protein 21 isoform X1 has protein sequence MGLTDLPGELLELILCSDVLGAADIGRVSCTCRRLREACQPHGKVWRERFRLRWPSLLKYYSQTDGVSWLEEYKARHNAGLEAQRIVASFSKRFFSEHVPCDGFSDIETLGCPSHFFEDELMCILNMEGRKGLTWKYYAKKILYFLRQQNILKNLKEYLQRPTDQQSFLEGAVLIDQYCNPLSDICLKSVQAQVDDIADKVRKVLRTKNPRHPSLASKAGEVLIPEVELQRQVLDAMNCVLYEQLKYKGNELDYYNSLNSYIHQVLIRRTGIPISLSVLYLTIARQLGVKLEPVNFPSHFLLRWCQGKEGSTDIFDYAYIDAFGKGKQLTVKECEYLIGHHVTEEFYGVVTSKEVLQRMVGNLLNLGKRESTDQSYQLLRDSLDLYLAMYPDNVQHLMLQARLYFHLGIWPEKVLDILQHIQALDPSQHGAVGYLVQHTLEHIERRKEEVGPEVKHRSDEKHKEVCFSIGLIMKHKRYGYNCVIYGWDPACMMGHEWIRNMNVHSLPHGPHQPFYNVLVEDGSCRYAAQENLEHNSEPREIPHPDIGRYFSEFTGNHYLPNTELEIRYPEDLELTCATVQKIYSSSKA, from the exons ATGGGCCTCACCGACCTGCCGGGCGAGCTGCTCGAGCTCATCCTCTGCAGCGACGTGCTGGGCGCCGCCGACATCGGCCGCGTGTCGTGCACCTGCCGCCGCCTGCGCGAGGCGTGCCAGCCGCACGGCAAGGTGTGGCGGGAGCGCTTCCGCCTCAG GTGGCCATCATTACTGAAATACTATAGCCAAACAGATGGTGTTAGCTGGCTTGAAGAATACAAAGCACGGCACAATGCTGGCTTAGAAGCCCAGAGAATTGTAGCTTCATTCTCAAAAAGATTCTTTTCTGAACAC GTCCCCTGTGATGGATTCAGTGACATTGAGACTCTTGGATGTCCAAGTCATTTTTTTGAGGATGAGCTGATGTGTATCCTTAACATGGAAGGAAG GAAAGGTCTCACCTGGAAGTACTACgcaaagaaaattctgtatttcctacgacaacaaaatatattaaaaaatctgaaggaGTATCTTCAACGCCCTACTGATCAGCAGTCATTTTTGGAGG gtgCTGTTTTAATTGACCAGTACTGTAACCCTCTATCAGACATCTGCTTAAAAAGTGTCCAGGCACAGGTCGATGATATCGCAGATAAAGTGCGCAAAGTCCTGCGGACAAAAAATCCAAGGCATCCCAGCTTGGCTTCCAAGGCAG GAGAGGTCTTGATTCCAGAAGTGGAGCTTCAGCGGCAGGTACTTGATGCTATGAATTGTGTCCTATATGAGCAGctaaaatacaaaggaaatgaGTTGGATTACTATAACTCTCTGAATTCATACATTCACCAG GTTTTGATTCGCAGGACGGGTATTCCAATCAGTTTGTCTGTGCTTTATTTAACAATTGCCAGGCAGCTGGGAGTCAAACTTGAACCAGTCAACTTCCCTAGTCATTTTCTGCTGCGATGGTGTCAAGGGAAAGAAGG AAGTACAGATATCTTTGACTACGCCTACATTGATGCTTTTGGAAAGGGGAAGCAGTTGACGGTAAAGGAGTGCGAGTATCTTATCGGCCACCATGTGACAGAAGAGTTCTATGGAGTGGTGACTTCAAAGGAGGTCTTGCAGCGTATGGTGGGAAATCTCTTAAACCTTGGAAAGCG AGAAAGCACTGATCAGTCTTATCAACTCTTGAGAGACTCGTTGGATCTGTACCTGGCCATGTATCCGGACAATGTGCAGCATCTAATGCTCCAGGCTAGGTTATACTTCCACCTGGGAATCTGGCCAGAAAAG GTTCTGGACATCTTGCAGCATATTCAGGCTTTGGACCCATCCCAACATGGGGCTGTTGGATACTTAGTTCAACATACTCTGGAACACATTGAACGCCGGAAGGAGGAGGTGGGCCCTGAGGTGAAGCACCGATCAGATGAGAAGCACAAAGAAGTCTGCTTTTCTATTGGGCTGATTATGAAACACAAGAG ATATGGCTATAACTGCGTGATCTATGGCTGGGATCCTGCCTGCATGATGGGGCACGAATGGATCAGAAATATGAACGTCCACAGCCTTCCACACGGCCCTCACCAGCCTTTCTACAACGTGCTGGTGGAAGATGGCTCTTGCAGATACGCTGCTCAAG AGAACCTGGAACATAACTCTGAGCCTCGGGAGATCCCTCACCCTGACATCGGCCGTTATTTTTCAGAGTTTACTGGCAATCACTACCTACCAAATACCGAGCTAGAAATTCGGTACCCAGAGGATTTGGAGCTGACATGTGCCACAGTTCAGAAGATCTACAGTTCAAGCAAGGCGTGA
- the FBXO21 gene encoding F-box only protein 21 isoform X3 produces the protein MVPCDGFSDIETLGCPSHFFEDELMCILNMEGRKGLTWKYYAKKILYFLRQQNILKNLKEYLQRPTDQQSFLEGAVLIDQYCNPLSDICLKSVQAQVDDIADKVRKVLRTKNPRHPSLASKAGEVLIPEVELQRQVLDAMNCVLYEQLKYKGNELDYYNSLNSYIHQVLIRRTGIPISLSVLYLTIARQLGVKLEPVNFPSHFLLRWCQGKEGSTDIFDYAYIDAFGKGKQLTVKECEYLIGHHVTEEFYGVVTSKEVLQRMVGNLLNLGKRESTDQSYQLLRDSLDLYLAMYPDNVQHLMLQARLYFHLGIWPEKVLDILQHIQALDPSQHGAVGYLVQHTLEHIERRKEEVGPEVKHRSDEKHKEVCFSIGLIMKHKRYGYNCVIYGWDPACMMGHEWIRNMNVHSLPHGPHQPFYNVLVEDGSCRYAAQENLEHNSEPREIPHPDIGRYFSEFTGNHYLPNTELEIRYPEDLELTCATVQKIYSSSKA, from the exons ATG GTCCCCTGTGATGGATTCAGTGACATTGAGACTCTTGGATGTCCAAGTCATTTTTTTGAGGATGAGCTGATGTGTATCCTTAACATGGAAGGAAG GAAAGGTCTCACCTGGAAGTACTACgcaaagaaaattctgtatttcctacgacaacaaaatatattaaaaaatctgaaggaGTATCTTCAACGCCCTACTGATCAGCAGTCATTTTTGGAGG gtgCTGTTTTAATTGACCAGTACTGTAACCCTCTATCAGACATCTGCTTAAAAAGTGTCCAGGCACAGGTCGATGATATCGCAGATAAAGTGCGCAAAGTCCTGCGGACAAAAAATCCAAGGCATCCCAGCTTGGCTTCCAAGGCAG GAGAGGTCTTGATTCCAGAAGTGGAGCTTCAGCGGCAGGTACTTGATGCTATGAATTGTGTCCTATATGAGCAGctaaaatacaaaggaaatgaGTTGGATTACTATAACTCTCTGAATTCATACATTCACCAG GTTTTGATTCGCAGGACGGGTATTCCAATCAGTTTGTCTGTGCTTTATTTAACAATTGCCAGGCAGCTGGGAGTCAAACTTGAACCAGTCAACTTCCCTAGTCATTTTCTGCTGCGATGGTGTCAAGGGAAAGAAGG AAGTACAGATATCTTTGACTACGCCTACATTGATGCTTTTGGAAAGGGGAAGCAGTTGACGGTAAAGGAGTGCGAGTATCTTATCGGCCACCATGTGACAGAAGAGTTCTATGGAGTGGTGACTTCAAAGGAGGTCTTGCAGCGTATGGTGGGAAATCTCTTAAACCTTGGAAAGCG AGAAAGCACTGATCAGTCTTATCAACTCTTGAGAGACTCGTTGGATCTGTACCTGGCCATGTATCCGGACAATGTGCAGCATCTAATGCTCCAGGCTAGGTTATACTTCCACCTGGGAATCTGGCCAGAAAAG GTTCTGGACATCTTGCAGCATATTCAGGCTTTGGACCCATCCCAACATGGGGCTGTTGGATACTTAGTTCAACATACTCTGGAACACATTGAACGCCGGAAGGAGGAGGTGGGCCCTGAGGTGAAGCACCGATCAGATGAGAAGCACAAAGAAGTCTGCTTTTCTATTGGGCTGATTATGAAACACAAGAG ATATGGCTATAACTGCGTGATCTATGGCTGGGATCCTGCCTGCATGATGGGGCACGAATGGATCAGAAATATGAACGTCCACAGCCTTCCACACGGCCCTCACCAGCCTTTCTACAACGTGCTGGTGGAAGATGGCTCTTGCAGATACGCTGCTCAAG AGAACCTGGAACATAACTCTGAGCCTCGGGAGATCCCTCACCCTGACATCGGCCGTTATTTTTCAGAGTTTACTGGCAATCACTACCTACCAAATACCGAGCTAGAAATTCGGTACCCAGAGGATTTGGAGCTGACATGTGCCACAGTTCAGAAGATCTACAGTTCAAGCAAGGCGTGA